From a region of the Oryza sativa Japonica Group chromosome 6, ASM3414082v1 genome:
- the LOC4341290 gene encoding receptor-like protein kinase 5 — protein sequence MSNTYLPLLPALVAGVLLLAAGCAAAAGDRDTLVAIRKGWGNPRHLASWDPASAAAADHCSWEGVTCSNATTGGGGGAGVVTELSLHDMNLTGTVPTAVCDLASLTRLDLSNNQLTGAFPAAALSRCARLRFLDLANNALDGALPQHVGRLSPAMEHLNLSSNRLSGAVPPEVAALPALRSLLLDTNRFTGAYPAAEIANLTALERLTLADNGFAPAPVPPAFAKLTKLTYLWMSKMNITGEIPEAFSSLTELTLLDMSGNKLTGAIPAWVFRHQKLERLYLYENSLSGELPRNVTTANLVEIDLSSNQLGGEISEDFGNLKNLSLLFLYFNKVTGAIPASIGRLPNLTDLRLFGNELSGELPPELGKNSPLANFEVSNNNLSGALPETLCANGKLFDIVVFNNSFSGELPANLGDCVLLNNLMLYNNRFTGDFPEKIWSFQKLTTVMIQNNGFTGALPAEISTNISRIEMGNNMFSGSIPTSATKLTVFRAENNLLAGELPADMSNLTDLTDFSVPGNRISGSIPASIRLLVKLNSLNLSSNRISGVIPPASFGTLPALTILDLSGNELTGDIPADLGYLNFNSLNVSSNRLTGEVPLTLQGAAYDRSFLGNSLCARPGSGTNLPTCPGGGGGGGGHDELSKGLIVLFSMLAGIVLVGSAGIAWLLLRRRKDSQDVTDWKMTQFTPLDFAESDVLGNIREENVIGSGGSGKVYRIHLTSRGGGATATAGRMVAVKKIWNARKLDAKLDKEFEAEVTVLGNIRHNNIVKLLCCISSQDAKLLVYEYMENGSLDRWLHHRDRDGAPAPLDWPTRLAIAVDAARGLSYMHHDCAQAIVHRDVKSSNILLDPEFQAKIADFGLARMLVKSGEPESVSAIGGTFGYMAPEYGYSKRVNEKVDVYSFGVVLLELTTGKVANDAAADFCLAEWAWRRYQKGPPFDDVIDADIREQASLPDIMSVFTLGVICTGENPPARPSMKEVLHHLIRCDRMSAQGPEACQLDYVDGAAPLLEAKKGSRRRSSESGRWDDDDDDDSGNFVVHVV from the exons ATGTCGAACACctatctccccctcctccctgctctcgtcgccggcgtcctcctcctcgccgccggatgcgccgccgccgccggcgaccgcgacACGCTCGTTGCCATCAGGAAAGGGTGGGGGAACCCGCGGCACCTCGCGTCGTGGGACcccgcctcggcggcggcggcggaccacTGCAGCTGGGAAGGCGTGACCTGCTCTAAtgccaccaccggcggcggcggcggcgccggcgtggtgACGGAGCTGTCCCTGCACGACATGAACCTCACCGGGACGGTGCCCACGGCGGTGTGCGACCTCGCGAGCCTGACGCGGCTCGACCTCTCCAACAACCAGCTCACCGGCGCGTTCCCCGCCGCGGCGCTGTCCCGGTGCGCCCGCCTCCGGTTCCTCGACCTCGCCAACAACGCCCTCGACGGCGCCCTCCCGCAACACGTCGGCAGGTTGTCCCCGGCGATGGAGCACCTCAACCTGTCGTCGAATCGGCTCTCCGGCGCCGTGCCCCCCGAGGTGGCGGCGCTCCCGGCGCTCCGGTCGCTGCTCCTCGACACCAACCGGTTCACGGGGGCGTACCCAGCGGCGGAGATTGCCAACCTCACCGCCCTCGAGCGCCTCACGCTGGCCGACAACGGGTTCGCGCCGGCGCCCGTGCCGCCCGCGTTCGCCAAGCTGACCAAGCTCACCTACCTCTGGATGTCCAAGATGAACATCACCGGCGAGATTCCGGAGGCGTTCTCCAGCCTCACGGAGCTGACGCTGCTCGACATGTCGGGGAACAAGCTCACCGGCGCGATTCCGGCGTGGGTGTTCAGGCACCAGAAGCTCGAGAGGCTCTACCTGTACGAGAACTCCCTCTCCGGCGAGCTGCCGCGCAACGTCACGACGGCGAACCTGGTCGAGATCGACCTGTCGTCGAACCAGCTCGGGGGCGAGATATCGGAGGACTTCGGCAACCTCAAGAACCTCAGCTTGCTGTTCCTCTACTTCAACAAGGTCACCGGCGCCATCCCGGCGAGCATCGGGCGGCTCCCCAATCTCACCGACCTCCGGCTGTTCGGCAACGagctctccggcgagctcccgcCGGAGCTCGGGAAGAACTCGCCGCTCGCCAACTTCGAGGTCTCCAACAACAACCTCTCCGGCGCGCTCCCGGAGACGCTCTGCGCCAACGGGAAGCTGTTCGACATTGTCGTCTTCAACAACagcttctccggcgagctcccggCGAACCTCGGCGACTGCGTGCTGCTGAACAACCTCATGCTCTACAACAACCGCTTCACCGGCGACTTCCCGGAGAAGATTTGGTCGTTCCAGAAGCTGACCACGGTGATGATCCAGAACAACGGCTTCACCGGAGCTCTGCCCGCCGAGATATCCACCAACATCTCCCGCATCGAGATGGGGAACAACATGTTCTCCGGCTCTATCCCGACCTCGGCGACCAAGCTCACCGTGTTCCGGGCGGAGAACAACctgctcgccggcgagctcccggcCGACATGAGCAATCTCACCGACCTCACCGATTTTTCAGTGCCGGGCAACCGAATATCTGGCTCCATACCCGCGTCGATCAGGCTGCTGGTGAAGCTCAACTCGCTCAACCTGAGCAGCAACCGGATCTCCGGCGTGATACCGCCGGCGAGCTTCGGGACGCTCCCGGCGCTGACCATCCTCGATCTGTCCGGCaacgagctcaccggcgacatACCTGCCGATTTGGGGTACCTCAACTTCAACTCGCTCAACGTGTCGTCGAACCGGCTCACCGGCGAGGTGCCGCTCACGCTCCAGGGCGCGGCGTACGATCGCAGCTTCCTCGGCAACAGTCTCTGCGCCAGGCCGGGCTCCGGCACGAACCTCCCGACCTGccccggtggaggcggcggcggaggcggccacgACGAGCTCTCCAAGGGCCTGATCGTCCTCTTCTCGATGCTCGCCGGCATTGTCCTCGTCGGCAGCGCCGGCATCGCGTGGCTGCTCCTCCGGCGGCGGAAGGACAGCCAGGACGTCACCGACTGGAAGATGACGCAGTTCACCCCGCTGGACTTCGCCGAGTCCGACGTGCTCGGCAACATCCGGGAGGAGAACGTCATCGGCAGCGGCGGGTCGGGCAAGGTGTACCGCATCCACCTCacctcccgcggcggcggcgccaccgccaccgccggcaggATGGTGGCCGTGAAGAAGATCTGGAACGCGAGGAAGCTGGACGCGAAGCTGGACAAGGAGTTCGAGGCGGAGGTGACGGTGCTCGGCAACATCCGGCACAACAACATCGTCAAGCTGCTGTGCTGCATCTCCAGCCAGGACGCCAAGCTGCTGGTGTACGAGTACATGGAGAACGGCAGCCTCGACCGGTGGCTGCACCACCGCGACCGCgacggcgcgccggcgccgctggaCTGGCCGACGAGGCTGgccatcgccgtcgacgccgccaggGGGCTCAGCTACATGCACCACGACTGCGCGCAGGCGATCGTGCACCGCGACGTCAAGTCCAGCAACATCCTGCTCGACCCGGAGTTCCAGGCCAAGATCGCCGACTTTGGCCTCGCCCGGATGCTCGTCAAGTCAGGCGAGCCTGAGTCCGTGTCGGCCATCGGCGGCACGTTTGGGTACATGGCGCCAG AGTATGGGTACAGCAAGAGGGTGAATGAGAAGGTGGACGTCTACAGCTTCGGCGTCGTGTTGCTGGAGCTGACGACCGGCAAGGTCGCGAACGACGCCGCAGCCGACTTCTGCCTGGCCGAGTGGGCGTGGCGGCGGTACCAGAAAGGCCCTCCGTTCGATGACGTCATCGACGCCGACATCCGGGAGCAGGCCAGTCTGCCGGACATCATGTCGGTGTTCACGCTCGGCGTGATCTGCACGGGGGAGAacccgccggcgaggccgtccATGAAGGAGGTCCTGCACCACCTCATCCGGTGCGACCGGATGTCGGCCCAGGGACCCGAGGCGTGCCAGCTGGACTATGTCGACGGCGCCGCTCCGCTGCTGGAGGCGAAGAAGGGGAGCCGGCGGAGGAGCTCGGAGTCTGGCAggtgggacgacgacgacgacgatgacagcGGCAATTTCGTGGTGCACGTTGTTTAG
- the LOC4341293 gene encoding receptor-like protein 52, giving the protein MSNTCLLPVVIGGVLLLSAGECSSQLASGDRDTLVAIRKGWGNPRRLASWDPDSASDHCSWDGVTCSDGGGGGGVVTELSLSDMKLTWTLPAAMCDFVNLTRLDLSNTGLPGTFPGATLYRCSQLRFLDLANNTLHGALPRDIGNLSPVMEHLNLSWNSFSGAVPPGVAALPALKSLHLNSNRFTGVYPAAEIGKLAGLECLTLADNAFAPAPVPVAFAKLTKLTYLWMSDMSIIGEIPEALSSLTELTLLDLSSNNLTGAIPAWVWRHEKLECLYLFNNSLTGELPRNVMTENLIEIVLSMNQLRGEMSEDFGNLRNLTLLSLYMNNLTGTIPASIGLLPKLSTIWLDNNNLFGELPPELGKHSPLSSIGISNNNLSGPLPETLCANGELYGIYASNNNFSRNLPANLGDCVLLQELVLDNNRFSGDFPEKIWLLPELEIVMIPNNFTGVLPAVLSSNIQHIEMGNNMFSGSIPRTAIGLLVFTAENNQLDGELPADMSKLANLIELKVPDNRITGPIPASIKLLLNLKSLNLSGNQLIGAIS; this is encoded by the coding sequence ATGTCGAACACTTGCCTCCTCCCAGTTGTAAtcggcggcgtcctcctcctctccgccggcgAATGCAGCTCCCAGCTCGCCTCCGGCGACCGCGACACGCTCGTGGCTATCAGGAAAGGGTGGGGGAACCCCCGCCGCCTTGCGTCGTGGGATCCCGACTCCGCCAGCGACCACTGTAGCTGGGATGGGGTGACGTGctctgacggcggcggcggtgggggggtGGTGACGGAGCTATCCTTGTCTGACATGAAGCTCACCTGGACGCTGCCCGCGGCGATGTGCGACTTCGTGAACCTGACTCGGCTCGACCTCTCCAACACCGGCCTCCCCGGCACCTTCCCCGGCGCGACGCTCTACCGATGCTCCCAGCTCCGGTTCCTCGACCTCGCCAACAACACCCTCCACGGCGCCCTCCCGCGTGACATCGGCAACCTGTCCCCGGTGATGGAGCACCTCAACCTGTCGTGGAACAGCTTCTccggcgccgtgccgcccgGGGTGGCGGCGCTCCCGGCGCTCAAGTCGCTGCACCTCAACAGCAACCGGTTCACAGGGGTGTACCCGGCGGCCGAGATAGGCAAGCTCGCCGGCCTCGAGTGCCTCACGCTGGCCGACAACGCGTTCGCGCCGGCGCCCGTGCCGGTGGCGTTCGCCAAGCTGACCAAGCTCACCTATCTTTGGATGTCAGATATGAGCATCATCGGCGAGATTCCGGAGGCGCTCTCCAGCCTCACTGAGCTTACGCTGCTCGACCTGTCTTCGAACAACCTCACCGGTGCAATTCCGGCCTGGGTGTGGCGGCATGAGAAGCTCGAGTGCCTCTACCTGTTCAACAACAGCCTCACGGGCGAGCTGCCACGCAACGTCATGACGGAGAATCTGATTGAGATCGTCTTGTCTATGAACCAGCTCAGAGGAGAAATGTCGGAGGATTTTGGTAACCTCAGGAACCTCACTTTGCTTTCTCTTTACATGAACAACCTCACCGGCACGATCCCGGCGAGCATTGGGCTGCTTCCCAAGCTCAGCACCATCTGGCTGGATAACAACAATCTCTTCGGCGAGCTGCCACCAGAACTCGGGAAGCACTCACCGCTCAGCAGCATCGGTATCTCCAACAACAACCTCTCCGGTCCGCTCCCGGAAACGCTATGCGCCAACGGGGAGCTCTACGGCATTTACGCCTCCAACAACAACTTCTCTCGCAATCTCCCGGCTAATCTCGGGGACTGTGTTCTGCTGCAGGAACTCGTGCTCGACAACAACCGATTCTCCGGCGACTTCCCGGAGAAGATATGGCTGCTCCCAGAGCTAGAAATTGTAATGATACCGAACAACTTCACCGGAGTCCTGCCAGCCGTGCTATCGTCCAATATCCAGCACATTGAGATGGGGAACAACATGTTCTCCGGCTCTATCCCGAGGACAGCGATCGGTCTGCTTGTTTTCACGGCGGAGAACAACCAGCTGGACGGTGAGCTCCCGGCCGACATGAGCAAGCTCGCCAACCTAATTGAATTGAAAGTGCCTGATAATCGTATAACTGGTCCGATACCTGCATCCATCAAGCTGTTGCTGAACCTAAAAAGTCTTAACTTGTCTGGTAACCAACTGATTGGTGCCATATCTTAA